A region of the Fischerella sp. PCC 9605 genome:
AACAGCAAATTCGCTTTGAAACTAAGGAACGCTTACCCCTGAGCGAGTTTCCCATCCCAGCCTATCACTTGCTGAATCTCGATCAATATTTCCTGGCAAATATTCAGTTTTCCAGTGGTTGCCCCTATCGCTGTGAGTTTTGTGATATTCCCGAACTCTATGGACGCAATCCCCGCATGAAAACACCAGAGCAAGTTCTGGCTGAACTGGATACCATGCTCAAATGCGGTAATCCGGGAGCGGTGTACTTTGTAGATGATAACTTTGTGGGCGATCGCCGTGCTCTGATGAAGTTGCTTCCTCACCTGATTGACTGGCAAAAGCGCAATGGCTATCCCATCCAGTTTGCCTGTGAAGCGACGCTGAATCTGGCTCAAAGTCCCAAGCTTTTGGAAATGATGCGCGAAGCCTATTTTTGTACGGTTTTCTGTGGCATTGAAACCCCGGAACCCGAGGCTCTCCAAGCTATTTCCAAAACTCACAACCTGAGTATGCCAATTCTGGAAGCAGTGAAAGTTTTAAATAGCTATGGCATGGAAGTTGTATCGGGAATCATCATTGGGTTTGATACAGACACACCAGAAACCGCAGATCGAATTCTCGAATTTATTCGTCTGTCTCAAATTCCTTTATTGACAATTAACCTATTACATGCGTTACCAAAAACTCCTTTGTGGCGCAGGTTAGAACAAGAAGGGCGACTGGTCTTTGATGAAAATCGCGAATCGAATATCAAGTTTTTAATGCCTTACGAACAGGTAGTTGAAATGTGGCGTCGCTGTATTACAACTGCCTATGAACCAGAATTTTTATATCAGCGATTTGCCTACAACATAGAAAACACCTACCCCAATCGAATCAAGGTTCCCAATAGCCCTGCCCGCACTTCTTGGGCAAATATCCGTAAAGGTTTAACCTGTATGACCAATATTCTGCTGCGGGTAGGATTGTTTAGTAATTATCGCCAGACTTTTTGGGAAATGGCGCGACCAGCACTGAAAGCAGGTAATATTGAAAACTTAATTCACGTTGGGCTTGTCGGACACCATCTAATTAAATTTGCACAGGAGTGTGCTAGAAACGAAGAATCGGCTTCGTTTTATTCCCAAAAAATACGTAATCAAGTTCACATCTAAAAGGGACTGGGGATTGGGGATTGGGGATTGGGGATTGGGAATAGGGCATTGGACATTGGGAATTGGATCTTTTCTATGCCCCTTGCCCATTGCCCCTTGCTCTATGCCCCACAATCCTCGTCACTGTCTTCGCGGGGAGTGCCAAAATAGGAATTACAGGTGTTATTACCAAAACTCGGCTATCCTCTCCCTTGCAACAGCTTACGTGAAATTTTGATTGGAGGATAGCTGGACTTTGACCGCTATTTCATTTAGGCGCTGTAATCGCAGATTCAACGCCTAGATCAATTAGAGGAATGAGGTTAAGTAAGCTATGGGACAGATAAAAGCATCTACACTCAAGGAACAACTACCAAGTTTTTCCATTGTCTTAGAAACGGAAAACTTGGCCAATGCCGATCTCAATAGTCTATCTGAGTCTTTAACTTCGCTCTTTAATCAAGACCTCTCGCCCATTTTTGCAAATGAGATTTTAATGATAGATAGTGGTGATGTTCCCCCAAAAAAGCTTGAGCAACTGCTTGAAAAATATCCCTGGATTAAAGTTTGCCAAGCACCATTAGGGACTGGATATTACAAAGCAAAAATGCTGGGAGCTAATTTGGCAACAGGGGACATAGTTGTCTATTGCGACTCTGATTGCATCTATGAAACAAACTGGTTAAGAAATATCCTCATCCCTTTCACTCAAAGCGATCAGATCCAAGTTGTGGCAGGAGAAACAACAACACGAGGGAAGGGGCCCTACGGTACTGCTATGGCTTTGACTTATATCTTTCCCCAATACTCCAGACAGAAAACTCTCAAACGCACCTCCCAATACTTTCTCAATAATGTTGCTTTCCGACGCGAATTTCTCCTACAATACCCCATTCCGACTGAGCTTCCCCTCTATCGAGGCAACTGCCTAATTCATGCTCACACCTTACATTCCTATGGTTACACCATTTGGAGGCAGCCACAAGCTAGGGCAACCCACGCCCCGCCATCAGGACTATCTCACTTTTTCTGGCGTTTCTTGCTGATCGGCCACGATTACTACTGGCAGAAGCGTTTGCTGGCAAAATATCAACATAAGTATCATGACTCTCTATCTGGCTTTCTGGGTAAGTTACGAGTTTTCTGGGTTAGGATAAGTAAAATGTTTACTAATCAACCAAGCTATATTATTTACTTTCCTTTGGCAATTCCCATTGTTATTACCTCAGTGACACTAATTTTTGTGGGTTATGTCATCACCTTGTTTGAATCACGCTACTTGCTCAAAGTTTATAACCAAATTTTGGGTGAATTTGAGGCTATACCAGGACAATAAGGCGACTCGTAGAACCAGAAAACCTAGACATAATGATTTCGTTCCTCTCCGCGTCGCCGTATCTTAACTGTCTTTGTGTCATTCTTTAGTCAACTCCACGGAGAGATGATCCCATCACCCTCCACCCGCAGATATCGTCCGCGCCAGTACACGCGCTGTCCAAACGCACCCATTAGCCAAACGATAAAACTCAGCAAGTCTCGTAACGGTATGACCCAAAGCCAACGCAGCAGTTTAGGGCAGTTGATACTAAAGATACTTACTAGGACTTGAGCATAGCGAATCACAAATGTTGTTAAACTCAGAGCGATCGTCCATCCAGCAAACCCGGATAGTAGCAACAGGGGAATACTGTAGACAGTGCCGTAGCAAAACACCATACTGTAGTACTGCGCTCCCCGATTGTAACGGATAGTCCGCGCCCAGCGTAACTCCCGCATAAATATTTGCTTGAGACTCTCCTGGCCTGTATCCCACTCTAGAACATAGGGTGATAATTCAACCTCATAGCCTGCCATTGCTGCTCTTTTGCCGAGATTATAGTCTGACCCAATTCGGTTGAGGTGCAAACTACCAAAATCAGCTAACGTTGATTTGCGGGTAGCTATAGTCACTCCTATTGCCAAGTGCAGACCTCCATCAACAATACGAGCTATCAACAGACTGGGAATAAAGTCAACGCAGCGACCCAAGGAAGCCAGCGCTGCACCCAAGTATTGGGGATCGTGCCCAACATAAGCACAAGTAACAACACCAACCTTGGCATCCCTCAAGGGAGCAGTAACGATACGAATGTAATCAGGACTTACCCGAATATCACCATCAGCAAAGATGATAACTTCATGCTGAGACTCTGCTAATAAATAGCTCAGGTTGCTGTCTTTGTAATTGACCCCACGTGGTTCTAAACCGACAAACAATCGTACCTGGTTGGGGAAGGTTGCAGCTAGGTTTTTTAGCAAGGAAACAGCAGGATCTTGGGGATCTGTAACCCCAAACAGCACTTCATAAGTTTGATAATTTTGCGTACACAGCGATGACCAATTTTCCCATGCTCCCTCATCTATCCCACTAACAGACAACAAGACTGATACTGGTACATCCTCAGTATTTTCACATTTTGCTGATACGCCGTCTGGGGCTAGACAAACAAAGCCTGCATTTGCAGGCTTGTTTGGAGAAGATACAGGGGAGTCATCTTCATAGATGGAATCCTCTTGTTTCCCTATGTTTACAGGATCAAAGGAGGACGCAGCTACTGGTAGATTCTGGTCATGATTAATCTGCCCTTGGGTAGATGCAAAAAACTGATGGGTACATAATGCACACGCTAGGTAAAAAACTACCGAGCCAACCATCAGCGTAATAAACGCAATTTCTAGGAAAGTAATCATTTTGAGTTACTTTTGAAATACCTTACCTACAAAAGGCAAGCTTTTCTTTATCAAGCTTCTATTTTCACTCTAGTACTCTTTTTCGGCGATCGCTTAGTTCTCGTTACCAAGTTCAACCTAGTAACGAGAGTTACCAGGTTTTAGAGGCTTTGCCTGGGAGCTGTTGCATAGGCGTGCAAGACTCTCATGCACCGGGGCGCACAGCAAAGAATGAAAATCTCTTCCCCAATCCCCAATCCCCGATCCCTATTTTCAATCTCTGATAACGCAATGCCAGTGAACAGAGTTGGCACATGCTTGGTTTCCTCCTAGTTTTTCTTGATGATGTAATAGTCATTCAAGAAATCATGGTCAAGCCGCTTAATTTCTACGCTGGTGAATCCCGCTTCTCTCAACATTTCCAAAGCTTTTTCTTCACCCCACATCGCACCAAGACCCATGCCGCCTGCGGAGAGCGAGACGGTCATGCAGTGCAGGCAAGAAATGTGTAGAGTAATGGTGCGCTGGGATGATCCAGATTACCGTGAACATTGCTGGAAGCACGAATATCCTGCATTAAGTATGTCCCATCAGGGCGCAGTGCCTGATAAATGCCGCGCAATACCACATCCGGTTTTGCTTGGTCATGAACCGCATCGAAGGTGCAGATCAAATCATATTGCTCCACTTCGTCCAGTTTAGCGGCATCTTTAACCTGAAATTGAATGTTGGTGAGTCCTTGATGGCTAATTTCTGATTGCGCCGTTGCGATCGCCTCTTGTGAGATGTCGTAACCTGTGAAGCGACTGTTAGGAAACCGCTTTGCCATTTCAACAAGCGCATGACCACTACCACAACCAACATCAAGTACATCAATGCCCTTGTTTAGGTCTTCCGTTAAACGGGGAACCAAGGGAAGAACATACTCCTCCAGCGCCGCAACAACTGTTTGCCCGCTATCTTCCGCCATAACTTGATGGAAGCGTTGATAAGCAGAATAGGGAACGCCCCCACCCTTGTAGAAGCAGTCAATTACCCGATCTTCAACAGTTGCTAGCAGCGGAATGAATTGTGCGGTAACAGCAATGTTATTGGGACTGGCAGCTCGTGTCAAAAATGCCGCATGTTCCGGAGGCAGGGAGTAGGAACCAGTCACAGGATCGTACTCAACAAAACGGCCTGTCACCATTACACCCAACCACTCCCGCACGTATCGCTCATTTAATCCGGCTGCATCCGCAATTTGCTGACTTGTGGATGGTGGCAGTTTAGCCAAGGTATCAAATAATCCGGTGCGATGTCCGATTGAGGTCATCAGGGCGATCGCGCCACTGTTGAGAATGTCCAGCATCCGGTCGGCGAATGCTTCTGCTTTGGTTTGATCGAAGGTTTGCACAGTCATCACTTTTTTACTATACCAACTAGTTTGTATATTAATTATGAAAAACTATCGTGTCAATCCTCTTAACGCTAAAACTAGCTTTATATAACGAAAAAATTTACAAGCAGATCGCAGCTAAATTCCTCCTATTCTTCAATCTACTCACTAGCAAAGAGGCTATATTTAAACCAAATAGTCTGTAAAATAAATTAAATGAACTTAATCTGTGGAGGTGTCAATGCCAAGAGGCGGCGAGGCAACTAAAACTCGAATCCTTGATGCTGCTGAAGCTCTAATTATGGGGCATGGACTCGCTGGCACATCCATTGATATGGTGCTTGAGAAGGCTGCTATCACGAAAGGAGCATTTTTTTATCACTTCAAAAGTAAGTCAGAACTGGCGCGGGCACTAGTTGAACGATATGCGGATCAAGAAGAGACTTTGCTGGAAGAGAGATTAAAACGTGCCGAGAGGCTTAGCCGAGATCCACTGCAACAAGTTCTCATCTTTATTGGTTTATTTCAGGAGGAAGCAGATCAATTAATCGAGCCTGGTGCAGGCTGTTTGATTGCTTCATACATCTACCAATTCGAGGAACTCGACGAGAAAATTCGTGAGATTACTGCTCAAGCCATCCTGCGGTGGCGAAAGCGTTTAGGAGACAAATTTGAGGAAGTGATAGCTAATTATCCGCCCCGCTTTCCCGTTAATGCCAAGGAACTTGCAGATGGCTTTGTTTCTGCCTTTGAAGGAGCGTTTGTGATGGTGCGGGTACTTCGAGAACCAAAGCAGCTGAGCCAACAGCTTTTACACTATCGCAACTACATTGAACTTCTGTTTTCACCAACGCAGTAGTGCAGAGATTTTTGCATTATGCTACAAGCAGACAGAACATTAGTCCAAAACGAGCGTGTAAGTCCAAGTTGCGGCATCCTCTCAATGTCTACATTTTTCAACTTGTAGAATCAATTAAATTTCGTTAAATTAACAGGTGCAAGTAGTACCTTACTTTTACCAGGTATATGCCTGGTGAACCTTTATCTAAGTTTTGGAAATTATGCCTTTAGATAATGGTCAAATCAACCAAGAATTGAGTGCCTTAGATTCTCCTAAACAAACAGGGGCGAATATCGGGAAAGTGTTGCTCATTGGGGTTACTGGCGGCACAGGTGCGAATGTGGTCAAGGGATTTGTGGAACAAGGAGTTACCAATCTGCGCGCAATCACTAGGAAAATTGACCTTAACCGCCCTTCTTTAGCAAAGATGAGCGATGCAGGAGTTGAGCTTGTGGAAGCTAATTTAGATGATGAGGACTCTCTCGCACCAGCTTTTGCAGATATTTCGGCTGTTTACTGTCACGCCACCAGCGCCGACGCGGCTAAGCCCGATCCGCAAGAGATCGAAAGAGCAAAGCGAGTTGCCCAAGCTGCGAAGAAAGCTAATATCAAACATTTCGTATATAATTCCGCAGGAGGAGCAGACAGGAATTCCAGAATCAGTCACATTGAGCAGAAGTATAAAGTAGAACAGGTTCTGAAAGAGGCTGGCTTACCGACAACGATGTTGCGGGCCTGCTTGTTTATGGAGGAGTTTTGGAAGCAATATACGCGACCCTCCATCCTCAAAGGAGTCTTTCCATTTTCCATTCAGCCGAACAAGCCCATCCATCTGATTACGACTAAGGATATGGGTCGAGTAGCAGCTGACGTGATGAAAAATGATTCTAAGTACATCGGTCAAGAAATAGAACTTGCTGGTGATGTGCTAACTCCAAAACAAATGGCAGAGGAATTTTCTAAAGTGCAGGGAATGACCGTTGTCCACAAAGAAGTACCCTCGTGGATTTTCTTACTGCTTTTGAGAAAAGAACTGTTCGATTTGATTCAATGGTATCGTAACAAAGGTTATCAAGCTGATGTTCAGCGCTTGCGGGAAGAGGAGTTTCCTGGTCTTTTGACCACATTTAGTGAATTTTTGGCAGAAACCAACTGGGCAAATTCAGAACTCACTTACGAGAGTTTGTGAAAACGAACTATTAAACGGGAGAATTTTTCCTCGATTCGCTTCAAGGCAATATATAGTCATCAAAAAATTTTTTATTAGCATCTGTAAGAATTTGCCCGTCTCATGACAATTCAATATTAGAGACGATGTTCATAGGATTTTAAATTGGTGGAGGGTGAAAATTCTTCTCATTACCACTGTAGGGATTTATCGCCTTGCTGGCAATTACATATCAAGGGTGATGTTTAGGAGGTCACATTGAAACGACAGGTTAGACAACCAGTAGACCCATCTCATGATCCTGATCTGCAAAAGAAGCGGCAATTGTTATGTGAGGCAGTTCAACAAGAGTGGCAGGTTATTCAAGGGACTATTCAAGTCTATGTTAGTCGGGCGATCAAGCAATTTGGCAGTAATTTTAGTAATACTTGCGTTCAAGATTCAATTGAAGTGGTAGCCAAAGAAATTTTGCATGAAACCGTTGAAACCGCTCTCAAAAAAGCTGGAGAATTTGACCTAAACCTCTTACCCAGCCCTTGGTTACTAGGTATTGCTGCCAAGAAAATACAACAGTGGCAACGTCAAAAAATCCAAGAAAATCGGTGGATTACACCTGTTGCTGAACTTCCACAAGTTCGCAAAATTAAGCAGCAGCTAAATTATGAAACTTTATCAGACGAAGAGATTTTGGGACTACTGCATCAGTCTTCTAACTCATCTGACCCGGATAGCCAATTAATGTTGGAATATCTGCTGTCTTTAGTAAAAGACAGTGATAGAGAAGTACTTAAGTTAGCTTTTGTTGATGGTAAGACAGGAGAATCTTTGGCAGCAGCATTAGGAACAACAATAGGAGCAGCTTATACAAAGAAGCACCGTGTCATCGCACGATTACGTCAAGCTTATGCTCAAAGCAATCTGTCACTTGAGGAGGGCAGATAAGATGCACGAACATGTAGAAAACTCAAGTCTGATCTCACGTGAAAAAGCCATCCATTTGTATATCCAAGCTTTAGATCAAGGTGATATGGAAGTCATTGCCCAAATACTTGACGCTGCTTGTGATGACCCCGAACTTGAAGGTATTATTACATCCATCAACTTAGCTTACCAACAAGAGGAGCAGCTAACCCCAATTGCCCTCGATGCCCAATTTATCAGAGATTTACACCGCAAATACCTAACTAGTATTTTGGAAAGCATTAGTAAAATTCGTGTGGTAGTGATTGAAGATCATGACTTAACCCGTGTTGGTATTCGGACAGCACTGCTGCAAAAGCAAGAAATTGAAGTTGTAGGAGAAGCTGCTAATGCGACTGAGGGGTTAAAACTGTTAAAGAATCTACAACCAGACATTGCGATTATAGATATTGGTTTACCAGACAAAGATGGTATTGAGCTCACACGAGAAGTCAAATCTGTTGCTAACGGCCAAGAGTCTGCAACGAAGGTGTTGATTTTGACGCTACGAGATCGTAAGGAAGAAGTGCTAGCAGCTTTTGCCGCTGGGGCGGATTCCTACTGTATGAAGGATATCAAGT
Encoded here:
- a CDS encoding B12-binding domain-containing radical SAM protein; amino-acid sequence: MSVNLKSLENQIPVAADSETAPTKRTRYVPLHHRRVLCIFPKYTRSFGTFHHAYPLMGKVRAFMPPQGILLVAAYLPQQWEVRFVDENVRSAKRADYQWADVVIVSGMHIQRSQINQINRLAHAEGKITVVGGPSVSGCPEYYPEFDILHLGELGDATDRMIEYLDRHIELPQQQIRFETKERLPLSEFPIPAYHLLNLDQYFLANIQFSSGCPYRCEFCDIPELYGRNPRMKTPEQVLAELDTMLKCGNPGAVYFVDDNFVGDRRALMKLLPHLIDWQKRNGYPIQFACEATLNLAQSPKLLEMMREAYFCTVFCGIETPEPEALQAISKTHNLSMPILEAVKVLNSYGMEVVSGIIIGFDTDTPETADRILEFIRLSQIPLLTINLLHALPKTPLWRRLEQEGRLVFDENRESNIKFLMPYEQVVEMWRRCITTAYEPEFLYQRFAYNIENTYPNRIKVPNSPARTSWANIRKGLTCMTNILLRVGLFSNYRQTFWEMARPALKAGNIENLIHVGLVGHHLIKFAQECARNEESASFYSQKIRNQVHI
- a CDS encoding glycosyltransferase, which translates into the protein MGQIKASTLKEQLPSFSIVLETENLANADLNSLSESLTSLFNQDLSPIFANEILMIDSGDVPPKKLEQLLEKYPWIKVCQAPLGTGYYKAKMLGANLATGDIVVYCDSDCIYETNWLRNILIPFTQSDQIQVVAGETTTRGKGPYGTAMALTYIFPQYSRQKTLKRTSQYFLNNVAFRREFLLQYPIPTELPLYRGNCLIHAHTLHSYGYTIWRQPQARATHAPPSGLSHFFWRFLLIGHDYYWQKRLLAKYQHKYHDSLSGFLGKLRVFWVRISKMFTNQPSYIIYFPLAIPIVITSVTLIFVGYVITLFESRYLLKVYNQILGEFEAIPGQ
- a CDS encoding glycosyltransferase; this encodes MITFLEIAFITLMVGSVVFYLACALCTHQFFASTQGQINHDQNLPVAASSFDPVNIGKQEDSIYEDDSPVSSPNKPANAGFVCLAPDGVSAKCENTEDVPVSVLLSVSGIDEGAWENWSSLCTQNYQTYEVLFGVTDPQDPAVSLLKNLAATFPNQVRLFVGLEPRGVNYKDSNLSYLLAESQHEVIIFADGDIRVSPDYIRIVTAPLRDAKVGVVTCAYVGHDPQYLGAALASLGRCVDFIPSLLIARIVDGGLHLAIGVTIATRKSTLADFGSLHLNRIGSDYNLGKRAAMAGYEVELSPYVLEWDTGQESLKQIFMRELRWARTIRYNRGAQYYSMVFCYGTVYSIPLLLLSGFAGWTIALSLTTFVIRYAQVLVSIFSINCPKLLRWLWVIPLRDLLSFIVWLMGAFGQRVYWRGRYLRVEGDGIISPWS
- a CDS encoding class I SAM-dependent methyltransferase; its protein translation is MTVQTFDQTKAEAFADRMLDILNSGAIALMTSIGHRTGLFDTLAKLPPSTSQQIADAAGLNERYVREWLGVMVTGRFVEYDPVTGSYSLPPEHAAFLTRAASPNNIAVTAQFIPLLATVEDRVIDCFYKGGGVPYSAYQRFHQVMAEDSGQTVVAALEEYVLPLVPRLTEDLNKGIDVLDVGCGSGHALVEMAKRFPNSRFTGYDISQEAIATAQSEISHQGLTNIQFQVKDAAKLDEVEQYDLICTFDAVHDQAKPDVVLRGIYQALRPDGTYLMQDIRASSNVHGNLDHPSAPLLYTFLACTA
- a CDS encoding TetR/AcrR family transcriptional regulator, translated to MPRGGEATKTRILDAAEALIMGHGLAGTSIDMVLEKAAITKGAFFYHFKSKSELARALVERYADQEETLLEERLKRAERLSRDPLQQVLIFIGLFQEEADQLIEPGAGCLIASYIYQFEELDEKIREITAQAILRWRKRLGDKFEEVIANYPPRFPVNAKELADGFVSAFEGAFVMVRVLREPKQLSQQLLHYRNYIELLFSPTQ
- a CDS encoding NmrA/HSCARG family protein, encoding MPLDNGQINQELSALDSPKQTGANIGKVLLIGVTGGTGANVVKGFVEQGVTNLRAITRKIDLNRPSLAKMSDAGVELVEANLDDEDSLAPAFADISAVYCHATSADAAKPDPQEIERAKRVAQAAKKANIKHFVYNSAGGADRNSRISHIEQKYKVEQVLKEAGLPTTMLRACLFMEEFWKQYTRPSILKGVFPFSIQPNKPIHLITTKDMGRVAADVMKNDSKYIGQEIELAGDVLTPKQMAEEFSKVQGMTVVHKEVPSWIFLLLLRKELFDLIQWYRNKGYQADVQRLREEEFPGLLTTFSEFLAETNWANSELTYESL
- a CDS encoding RNA polymerase sigma factor; this encodes MKRQVRQPVDPSHDPDLQKKRQLLCEAVQQEWQVIQGTIQVYVSRAIKQFGSNFSNTCVQDSIEVVAKEILHETVETALKKAGEFDLNLLPSPWLLGIAAKKIQQWQRQKIQENRWITPVAELPQVRKIKQQLNYETLSDEEILGLLHQSSNSSDPDSQLMLEYLLSLVKDSDREVLKLAFVDGKTGESLAAALGTTIGAAYTKKHRVIARLRQAYAQSNLSLEEGR